From a region of the Carassius auratus strain Wakin chromosome 31, ASM336829v1, whole genome shotgun sequence genome:
- the LOC113050683 gene encoding uncharacterized protein LOC113050683 isoform X2 — MSSVKIMCVVSLFILAVRSGKDLWKLECPPTVGIFAETTVIRCYFKDIKDIEIVAVYLTKVGEDEPLFSQEESKRSGDQRFSLENSAKGPSLKISKTMFSDEGEYLYHVITDSGFKGIKLSISVTAKYKDPVTSTWPEMVMDRGPVSLYCNATDGFPAGTINWFDQSGNNWTSNSVLTKDPKDNGSAKSVALSSKLTFKSIFLEWGPFRCIVYNSKYVKVGENYLNITPVINEKNMVSSASNTKSIVAGVIVIGSLTVGLLFALLFFRKRNHTRYEQGNGDDPEK; from the exons ATGTCTTCAGTGAAGATTATGTGTGTGGTTTCTCTCTTCATACTTGCTGTGAGGTCCGGCAAAG ATTTGTGGAAACTGGAATGCCCGCCTACAGTTGGAATTTTTGCTGAGACCACAGTTATCAGATGCTATTTCAAAGACATAAAAGATATTGAGATAGTTgcagtttatttaacaaaagttgGAGAGGATGAGCCATTATTTAGCCAAGAAGAATCAAAAAGATCAGGAGATCAACGCTTTAGTCTTGAAAACTCAGCAAAGGGTCCATCTCTGAAAATCTCTAAAACAATGTTTTCTGATGAGGGTGAATATCTCTACCATGTTATAACGGACAGTGGTTTTAAAGGAATTAAACTTTCCATCAGTGTCACAG CAAAGTACAAGGATCCTGTCACAAGCACATGGCCTGAAATGGTAATGGATAGAGGACCTGTCAGCCTTTACTGCAATGCTACCGACGGCTTCCCAGCAGGCACTATTAATTGGTTTGACCAATCTGGAAACAATTGGACCTCGAATTCAGTGCTGACAAAAGACCCCAAGGACAACGGCAGTGCAAAATCTGTGGCTTTGTCTAGCAAACTGACTTTCAAGTCTATCTTCTTGGAATGGGGACCATTTAGATGCATCGTCTATAATAGTAAATATGTAAAAGTCGGAGAAAACTATCTGAATATCACACCTGTTATAA ATGAAAAAAACATGGTTTCTTCAGCATCTAATACAAAAAGCATTGTCGCTGGTGTGATAGTCATTGGATCGCTTACTGTTGGCCTGCTGTTTGCTCTGTTGTTTTTCAGAAAAAGAAATCATACTC gtTATGAACAAGGAAACGGTGATGATCCGGAAAAATAG
- the LOC113050683 gene encoding uncharacterized protein LOC113050683 isoform X1, translating to MSSVKIMCVVSLFILAVRSGKDLWKLECPPTVGIFAETTVIRCYFKDIKDIEIVAVYLTKVGEDEPLFSQEESKRSGDQRFSLENSAKGPSLKISKTMFSDEGEYLYHVITDSGFKGIKLSISVTAKYKDPVTSTWPEMVMDRGPVSLYCNATDGFPAGTINWFDQSGNNWTSNSVLTKDPKDNGSAKSVALSSKLTFKSIFLEWGPFRCIVYNSKYVKVGENYLNITPVINEKNMVSSASNTKSIVAGVIVIGSLTVGLLFALLFFRKRNHTHRRPSANPILSYEQGNGDDPEK from the exons ATGTCTTCAGTGAAGATTATGTGTGTGGTTTCTCTCTTCATACTTGCTGTGAGGTCCGGCAAAG ATTTGTGGAAACTGGAATGCCCGCCTACAGTTGGAATTTTTGCTGAGACCACAGTTATCAGATGCTATTTCAAAGACATAAAAGATATTGAGATAGTTgcagtttatttaacaaaagttgGAGAGGATGAGCCATTATTTAGCCAAGAAGAATCAAAAAGATCAGGAGATCAACGCTTTAGTCTTGAAAACTCAGCAAAGGGTCCATCTCTGAAAATCTCTAAAACAATGTTTTCTGATGAGGGTGAATATCTCTACCATGTTATAACGGACAGTGGTTTTAAAGGAATTAAACTTTCCATCAGTGTCACAG CAAAGTACAAGGATCCTGTCACAAGCACATGGCCTGAAATGGTAATGGATAGAGGACCTGTCAGCCTTTACTGCAATGCTACCGACGGCTTCCCAGCAGGCACTATTAATTGGTTTGACCAATCTGGAAACAATTGGACCTCGAATTCAGTGCTGACAAAAGACCCCAAGGACAACGGCAGTGCAAAATCTGTGGCTTTGTCTAGCAAACTGACTTTCAAGTCTATCTTCTTGGAATGGGGACCATTTAGATGCATCGTCTATAATAGTAAATATGTAAAAGTCGGAGAAAACTATCTGAATATCACACCTGTTATAA ATGAAAAAAACATGGTTTCTTCAGCATCTAATACAAAAAGCATTGTCGCTGGTGTGATAGTCATTGGATCGCTTACTGTTGGCCTGCTGTTTGCTCTGTTGTTTTTCAGAAAAAGAAATCATACTC ATAGACGACCTTCTGCCAATCCTATTCTAA gtTATGAACAAGGAAACGGTGATGATCCGGAAAAATAG